One genomic region from Dehalobacter restrictus DSM 9455 encodes:
- a CDS encoding (2Fe-2S)-binding protein gives MQHIINFTLNGEKVEALVKDNLTLLDFIRGTIGLTGTKKGCEEGECGACTVLLNGKPVNSCLVIAREVEGKDVITVEGIAQNGQLSPLQRQFIDKWALQCGYCTPGMIMSAKALLDANPNPTEDEIRDAIAGNLCRCTGYAKIVEAIQATAKEMDWGVK, from the coding sequence ATGCAACATATAATTAACTTTACATTAAATGGAGAAAAAGTAGAAGCGCTAGTAAAGGACAATCTTACTTTACTGGATTTTATTCGTGGCACCATTGGACTCACCGGAACCAAAAAAGGCTGTGAGGAAGGCGAATGTGGCGCATGTACGGTATTGCTGAACGGCAAGCCGGTTAATTCCTGTCTGGTTATTGCACGAGAGGTGGAGGGGAAGGATGTCATAACCGTTGAAGGGATAGCCCAAAATGGTCAACTCAGTCCACTGCAACGTCAGTTCATTGATAAGTGGGCTTTGCAGTGCGGCTACTGCACACCGGGTATGATCATGTCTGCGAAAGCTTTGCTGGATGCGAATCCGAATCCGACGGAAGATGAAATCAGGGATGCGATTGCCGGGAATCTTTGCCGTTGCACAGGATATGCAAAGATTGTGGAAGCGATTCAGGCAACTGCTAAAGAAATGGATTGGGGGGTGAAATAA
- a CDS encoding FAD binding domain-containing protein — protein MVLPKFEYLAPKTLGEANSLASELGKGCMVMAGGTDIIVLMKDHVIAPEYIIDLKQIEGLDYLDYNPETGLKIGALTTLRTIERSTLVKEKYAAVSDAAHYVASTQVRCKGTIAGNLCNASPSADTAPILLAMGAKLKITGADHEYVLSIGEFFKGPKKTALEQGEIVTEVQVPALGENTYAAYIKHAYRKAMDLAIVGVAAVLIVKNGICTDARIALGAVAATPIRSPKAEAVLIGQKITDALIAKAGVAASEDCKPISDVRASAEYRKDMIRVFTVRSIKKALESQKRG, from the coding sequence ATGGTATTGCCTAAATTCGAATACCTAGCCCCAAAGACATTGGGAGAAGCAAACAGTCTTGCTTCGGAGTTAGGAAAAGGGTGCATGGTCATGGCAGGTGGCACGGACATTATCGTTCTGATGAAAGATCATGTAATCGCCCCGGAGTATATTATCGATTTGAAACAGATTGAAGGGCTTGACTATCTGGATTATAATCCAGAAACTGGACTGAAAATTGGTGCGCTGACGACCCTGCGAACGATTGAAAGATCTACGCTAGTGAAAGAAAAATATGCTGCAGTTTCAGATGCAGCGCACTATGTGGCTTCCACTCAAGTACGCTGTAAAGGCACAATCGCTGGCAACCTGTGCAATGCTTCACCTTCAGCAGATACTGCGCCTATTTTACTGGCTATGGGAGCAAAGCTAAAAATAACTGGTGCCGACCATGAGTATGTGCTTTCAATCGGCGAATTTTTTAAAGGACCGAAGAAGACAGCATTGGAGCAGGGTGAAATTGTTACTGAAGTACAGGTTCCCGCTCTTGGTGAAAATACCTATGCCGCCTATATAAAGCACGCATACCGAAAGGCTATGGATTTGGCGATTGTGGGTGTTGCTGCGGTGTTAATCGTGAAAAATGGTATTTGTACCGATGCCCGTATTGCACTGGGCGCGGTGGCAGCTACCCCGATTCGTTCTCCCAAAGCAGAAGCGGTTCTGATTGGACAGAAGATCACAGACGCGTTGATTGCAAAGGCAGGAGTAGCAGCTTCAGAAGATTGCAAGCCCATATCCGATGTCCGTGCTTCTGCGGAATACAGGAAGGATATGATCAGGGTGTTTACAGTCCGTTCCATTAAAAAAGCATTAGAAAGTCAAAAAAGAGGTTAG